From Penicillium psychrofluorescens genome assembly, chromosome: 6, one genomic window encodes:
- a CDS encoding uncharacterized protein (ID:PFLUO_009314-T1.cds;~source:funannotate), protein MSAIGSLIFCTACGNLLRESTGDANAILHCDVCGTRNKDTIPQTVVSESKPSAFPSALRAKRSAVQELTAEDRTHEAITQKTCPQCGRKEMFFTTMQLRGADEGSTVFYRCVCGHKETEDN, encoded by the exons ATGTCGGCCATCGGctccctcatcttctgcacAGCCTGCGGAAACCTACTGCGCGAATCAACCGGTGACGCCAATGCCATTCTGCACTGCGATGTCTGCGGCACAAGGAACAAAG ACACCATCCCCCAAACGGTCGTCTCCGAATCCAAACCCTCTGCATTCCCGTCTGCCTTGCGAGCCAAGCGTTCAGCCGTGCAGGAGCTGACGGCCGAGGACCGGACACATGAGGCTATCACGCAAAAGACATGTCCCCAATGCGGGCGCAAGGAGATGTTCTTCACGACGATGCAGTTGCGCGGTGCCGATGAGGGGAGTACGGTGTTTTACCGTTGTGTGTGTGGACATAA